A window of the Chaetodon trifascialis isolate fChaTrf1 chromosome 9, fChaTrf1.hap1, whole genome shotgun sequence genome harbors these coding sequences:
- the rffl gene encoding E3 ubiquitin-protein ligase rififylin: MFASCCNWLCMDSAEADQSAGAEERHQSYTNSAFSSQPSPPLPEHTCKACGGCFDTPAKKHVCVDCKKSYCSRCSVQREPRPRLCHTCQRFYGNLLVRAELMKLKVKELRDYLHLHEISTHLCREKEELVELVLGQQSSPSSDSIPETPLMDPPSVTTDPPDLTPHFSTLTPDPPTATLTPDPPAAQPEVPPTETTPAEADVQDEDQTWDPEEAPASGRRASLSDLSSLEDVEALSVRQLKEILARNFVDYKGCCEKWELMERVSRLYRDQQNLQAANIGNASEFCGGADPGAQEENLCKICMDSPIDCVLLECGHMITCTKCGKRMSECPICRQYVVRAVHVFRS, encoded by the exons ATGTTTGCGTCCTGCTGTAACTGGCTGTGTATGGACTCGGCTGAAGCTGATCAGTCTGCCGGAGCTGAGGAGCGTCATCAGTCCTACACTAACTCGGCCTTCAGCAGTCAGCCGTCTCCGCCTCTGCCTGAACACACCTGTAAGGCCTGCGGGGGGTGCTTTGACACACCTGCCAAGAAG catgtgtgtgtggactgtaaGAAGAGCTACTGCAGCCGCTGCTCCGTCCAGCGCGAGCCCCGCCCCCGCCTCTGTCACACCTGTCAGCGTTTCTACGGCAACCTGCTGGTGCGGGCGGAGCTCATGAAGCTGAAGGTGAAGGAGCTCAGGGACTACCTGCACCTGCACGAGATCTCCACCCACCTGTGCAGAGAGAAG gaggagctggtggagctggTCCTCGGCCAGCAGTCTTCACCATCCAGCGACTCCATTCCAGAGACCCCCCTCATGGACCCCCCCTCTGTGACCACTGACCCCCCTGACCTGACCCCTCACTTCTCCACCTTGACTCCTGACCCCCCCACTGCgaccctgacccctgaccccccCGCTGCACAGCCCGAAGTCCCGCCCACAGAGACGACCCCCGCTGAGGCCGATGTTCAGGATGAAGACCAG ACCTGGGACCCGGAGGAGGCCCCGGCTTCGGGCCGCCGGGCGTCTCTGTCTGACCTGAGCAGCCTGGAGGACGTCGAGGCGCTCAGCGTCCGGCAGCTGAAGGAAATCCTCGCCAGAAACTTTGTCGACTACAAAGGCTGCTGCGAGAAGTGGGAGCTGATGGAGAGAGTGAGCCGGCTGTACCGCGACCAGCAGAACCTTCAGG cTGCCAACATCGGGAACGCCTCAG AGTTCTGTGGAGGTGCTGATCCTGGAGCTCAGGAGGAGAACCTCTGTAAGATCTGTATGGACTCTCCCATCGACTGCGTCCTGCTGGAGTGCGGTCACATGATCACCTGCACCAAGTGCGGCAAGAGGATGAGCGAGTGTCCCATCTGCCGCCAGTACGTCGTCCGAGCCGTCCACGTCTTCCGGTCCTGA